In Mycobacterium sp. Aquia_216, a genomic segment contains:
- a CDS encoding enoyl-CoA hydratase/isomerase family protein — translation MTLLIDDTNRVRTLTLNRPEALNAFNEALYDATAEALLAAADDPEIAVVVLTGTGRGFSAGTDLAEMQARITDPDFTPGKHGFPGLIDALSAFPKPLICAVNGVGVGIGTTILGYADLAFMSSTARLKCPFTSLGVAPEAASSYLLPQLVGRQNAAWLLMSSEWVDAQEALRMGLVWRVCDPDELLSETRRHAEILASRPVSSLMAVKHTMAEPIRPEIVAATARENAHFAELMGAQANAAALASFAERKQN, via the coding sequence GTGACGCTGTTGATCGATGACACCAATCGGGTACGCACCCTTACCCTGAACCGGCCCGAGGCGCTCAACGCTTTCAACGAGGCCCTCTACGACGCCACCGCCGAGGCGCTGCTGGCCGCCGCCGACGATCCGGAGATCGCGGTCGTGGTACTGACCGGGACCGGGCGCGGCTTCAGCGCCGGTACCGATCTGGCCGAAATGCAGGCGCGCATCACCGACCCCGACTTCACTCCTGGCAAACACGGATTCCCCGGTTTGATCGACGCGCTCAGCGCGTTTCCCAAGCCCCTGATTTGTGCCGTGAACGGTGTCGGGGTGGGAATCGGCACCACCATCCTCGGCTACGCCGATCTGGCGTTCATGTCGTCGACGGCGCGGCTGAAATGTCCGTTCACCAGCCTCGGCGTGGCACCCGAGGCGGCCTCTTCCTATCTGCTGCCGCAGTTGGTGGGACGGCAGAACGCCGCGTGGTTGCTGATGTCCTCGGAATGGGTCGATGCGCAAGAGGCCTTGCGGATGGGGCTGGTCTGGCGCGTCTGCGATCCGGACGAGCTGCTGTCGGAAACCCGTCGGCACGCGGAAATCCTTGCGTCCCGGCCGGTTTCGAGCTTGATGGCGGTCAAACACACGATGGCCGAACCGATCCGGCCCGAGATCGTGGCCGCGACCGCACGGGAGAACGCCCACTTCGCCGAACTGATGGGCGCCCAGGCCAATGCCGCGGCCTTGGCCTCTTTCGCGGAGCGAAAGCAAAATTGA
- a CDS encoding DUF1810 domain-containing protein: protein MDSVDVPFDLTRFVVAQAPVYRDVVQELRAGRKRGHWMWFVFPQLRGLGSSPMAVRYGISSLREARAYLAHELLGPRLYECAQLVNQVQGRSITEIFGSPDDLKLRSSMTLFALATDGHQDFTTLLDNYYRGERDPLTLARLRD from the coding sequence ATGGACTCGGTAGACGTTCCCTTCGATCTGACACGTTTCGTTGTCGCGCAGGCCCCGGTCTACCGCGACGTCGTCCAGGAGTTGCGCGCCGGACGAAAACGCGGTCACTGGATGTGGTTCGTCTTCCCGCAGTTGCGCGGCCTGGGCAGCAGTCCGATGGCAGTCCGCTACGGCATCTCGTCACTGCGGGAAGCCCGCGCCTATCTCGCGCATGAGCTGCTGGGGCCGCGACTGTATGAGTGCGCCCAGCTGGTCAACCAGGTGCAAGGACGCTCGATCACGGAGATCTTCGGCTCACCCGACGATCTCAAGCTGCGCTCGTCGATGACGCTGTTCGCCCTGGCGACCGACGGCCACCAGGACTTCACCACGCTGCTCGACAATTACTACCGCGGGGAGCGGGACCCCTTGACGCTGGCCCGGCTGCGCGACTAA
- a CDS encoding AraC family transcriptional regulator: MRNVALDDVDEIDRAVLAIGTDYPADHLLPFHRHRRAQLLYGATGIMRVDTAEATWTVPTQRAVLIPSNTDHQVQMRNVSTRSLYLKPSAVPWFPARCQVVDVSPLLRLLLLAAVELPALYDRHGRDGALIELILHEIQSVTPLPLDLPMPARDDLRRRCQAFAAAPSIQELPAQWAAELAVSGRTFNRLFRAETGLTFQQWRQRACVLQAIRLLSSGTSVTQTATAVGYDTPASFSAMFGSQVGSTPKSFRPR, encoded by the coding sequence GTGCGGAATGTAGCGCTGGACGACGTCGACGAGATTGACCGTGCCGTGCTGGCGATCGGCACCGACTACCCAGCCGATCATCTCTTGCCGTTTCACCGCCACCGTCGCGCCCAGCTTCTCTACGGCGCGACCGGGATCATGCGAGTCGATACGGCCGAGGCCACGTGGACGGTGCCAACGCAGCGGGCGGTGCTGATTCCGTCGAACACCGACCACCAGGTGCAGATGCGGAACGTCAGCACGCGCAGCCTTTACCTCAAGCCGTCGGCCGTGCCGTGGTTCCCCGCCCGGTGCCAGGTGGTCGACGTTTCACCGCTGCTGCGCCTGCTGCTGCTCGCCGCGGTCGAGCTACCGGCACTCTACGATCGCCATGGACGCGATGGCGCGCTGATCGAGCTCATCCTGCACGAGATCCAATCGGTGACACCGCTGCCGCTCGATCTCCCGATGCCCGCACGCGACGACCTGCGCCGCAGATGTCAGGCGTTCGCGGCCGCACCGAGCATCCAGGAGTTGCCGGCGCAATGGGCCGCGGAGCTCGCGGTGAGCGGCCGAACGTTCAACAGATTGTTCCGCGCGGAAACCGGTCTGACCTTTCAGCAATGGCGTCAGCGCGCGTGCGTCCTGCAGGCCATTCGGCTCCTGTCGTCGGGCACATCCGTCACCCAGACGGCGACGGCAGTGGGCTACGACACCCCGGCGTCGTTTTCGGCCATGTTCGGCAGTCAAGTGGGGAGCACACCGAAGTCGTTCCGCCCCAGATGA
- the bfr gene encoding bacterioferritin: MQGDADVLRLLNEQLTSELTAINQYFLHSKMQENWGFTEVAEHTRAESFDEMRHAEAITDRILLLDGLPNYQRLFSLRIGQTLREQFEADLAIEYEVLARLKPGVIMCRAKEDSTSAFLLEKIIADEENHVDYLETQLQLMEKLGEELYLAQCVSRPPGSIA; encoded by the coding sequence ATGCAAGGGGATGCGGACGTTCTGCGTCTACTCAACGAGCAATTGACCAGTGAGCTCACCGCGATCAACCAGTACTTCCTGCACTCGAAAATGCAAGAGAACTGGGGCTTCACCGAGGTAGCTGAGCACACTCGCGCGGAGTCGTTCGACGAAATGCGCCATGCCGAGGCGATCACCGATCGCATCTTGCTGCTGGACGGTTTGCCGAACTACCAGCGCCTCTTCTCGTTGCGCATCGGCCAGACGCTGCGCGAGCAGTTCGAGGCGGATCTGGCGATCGAATATGAGGTATTGGCCCGGCTCAAGCCCGGTGTCATCATGTGCCGCGCGAAGGAAGACAGCACGAGCGCCTTCCTGCTCGAGAAGATCATCGCCGACGAGGAAAACCACGTCGACTATCTCGAGACCCAGCTCCAGCTGATGGAGAAGCTGGGCGAAGAGCTGTACTTGGCGCAATGCGTTTCCCGGCCACCGGGCTCGATCGCCTAG
- a CDS encoding peroxiredoxin — MTLLTIGDQFPAYELTGLIGGDLSKVDAQQPEDYFKTISSDDYAGKWRIVFFWPKDFTFVCPTEIAAFGKLNDEFEDRDAQVLGVSVDSEFVHFQWRAQHEDLKTLPFPMLSDIKRELALATGVLNDGGVADRVTFIVDPNNEIQFVSATAGSVGRNVDEVLRVLDALQSDELCACNWRKGDPTLDAGELLKASA; from the coding sequence ATGACACTGCTTACGATCGGCGACCAGTTCCCCGCCTACGAGCTCACCGGGCTGATCGGTGGCGACCTGTCGAAGGTCGATGCTCAGCAACCAGAGGACTACTTCAAGACCATCTCCAGCGACGACTACGCGGGCAAGTGGCGGATCGTGTTCTTCTGGCCGAAGGACTTCACCTTCGTGTGCCCGACCGAGATCGCCGCGTTCGGCAAGCTGAACGACGAGTTCGAGGACCGCGACGCGCAGGTGCTCGGTGTCTCGGTGGACAGCGAATTCGTGCACTTCCAGTGGCGGGCCCAGCACGAGGACCTGAAGACGCTGCCGTTCCCGATGCTCTCGGACATCAAGCGCGAACTCGCCTTGGCCACCGGAGTCCTCAACGACGGCGGAGTCGCCGACCGCGTCACCTTCATCGTCGACCCGAACAACGAGATCCAATTCGTCTCGGCGACCGCAGGATCCGTGGGGCGTAACGTGGACGAGGTGCTGCGGGTCCTGGACGCTCTGCAGTCCGACGAGCTGTGTGCCTGCAACTGGCGCAAGGGTGACCCGACGCTGGATGCCGGCGAACTGCTCAAGGCTTCGGCCTAA
- a CDS encoding hydrogen peroxide-inducible genes activator: MTDKSFQPTLAGLRAFAAVAEKHHFGSAATTLGVSQSTLSQSLAALETGLGTHLVERSTRRVRLTREGAQLLPLAQAVVESAEAFTAAAAGTSDPLQGTLRLGMIPTVAPYVLPTVLAALTSRLPALTLRVIEDQTERLLTALRGGALDAALLALPAEPGGITEVPIYEEDFLLAVPPGHPLSGKRRVPASALADLPLLLLDEGHCLRDQALDVCQKAGVRAELADTRAASLATAVQCVTGGLGVTLIPQSAAPVEAARSQLGLAHFAAPRPGRRIGLVFRASSGRDESYRRLAAIIGDAVHSEQQVRLVK, translated from the coding sequence ATGACCGATAAGAGTTTTCAGCCTACCCTGGCCGGCCTGCGCGCTTTTGCCGCAGTGGCCGAGAAGCATCATTTCGGCAGTGCGGCAACGACTCTCGGTGTCAGCCAGTCGACGCTGTCGCAGTCGCTCGCGGCGCTCGAAACGGGCCTGGGCACCCATCTGGTCGAGCGCTCGACCCGGCGTGTCCGCTTGACACGGGAAGGCGCGCAGCTGCTTCCGCTCGCCCAAGCCGTGGTCGAATCGGCGGAGGCGTTCACCGCCGCCGCGGCGGGGACGTCGGATCCGCTGCAGGGCACCCTGCGCCTCGGCATGATCCCCACCGTGGCGCCCTACGTCCTGCCCACCGTGCTGGCCGCGCTGACCAGTCGCCTTCCCGCCCTGACCCTGCGGGTGATCGAAGACCAAACCGAACGCCTGCTGACGGCCCTGCGCGGCGGGGCGCTGGACGCGGCCCTGCTCGCGCTGCCAGCCGAGCCCGGCGGGATCACCGAGGTCCCGATCTACGAAGAGGATTTCCTGCTCGCGGTACCGCCCGGGCACCCACTGTCGGGAAAGCGCCGGGTGCCCGCGTCGGCGTTGGCCGACTTGCCGCTGCTGCTGCTTGACGAGGGCCACTGCCTGCGCGATCAGGCGCTGGACGTCTGCCAAAAAGCGGGTGTCCGGGCCGAACTCGCCGACACCCGGGCCGCTTCGCTGGCGACGGCGGTCCAGTGCGTGACCGGCGGGCTGGGCGTAACCCTGATCCCGCAGAGCGCCGCGCCTGTCGAAGCCGCGCGAAGCCAACTCGGGCTCGCGCACTTTGCGGCTCCCCGCCCCGGCCGACGAATCGGCCTGGTGTTCCGCGCGTCAAGCGGCCGCGACGAATCCTATCGGCGTCTCGCCGCGATCATCGGGGACGCGGTCCACAGTGAACAGCAGGTACGCCTGGTCAAATAG
- a CDS encoding MDR family MFS transporter, which produces MTSPRAASSAATHAIPVAGDPGASGAPITPQRRNLIFVAIVLGMLLAALDQTIVATALPTIVADLGDAGHQSWVVTSYLLASTIVTALVGKLGDLFGRKRVFQAAIVFFVIGSVLCGLSQSMAMLVGSRALQGIGGGAITVTASALIGEVVPLRERGRYQGILGAVFGVTTVVGPLLGGYFTDYLTWRWAFWVNVPVSVLVIVVAAVAIPALATSGKPVIDYAGIVLIGLGATGLTLATSWGGTLYPWGSVAIVGLFVGAAAALVAFVWVESRVPQPILPTRLFASPVFTVCCVLSFVVGFAMLGAMTFLPTYMQYVNGVSATTSGLRTLPMVVGMLITSTGSGTLVGKTGRYKIFPVTGTALMALAFLLMSRMTPSTSALVQSIYLVILGAGIGLSMQVLVLIVQNTSNFEDLGVATSGVTFFRTIGSSFGAAIFGSLFSNFLDSRMGAALAASGAPPEAVSSPGALHRQPHNVAAPIVAAYSESLSEVFFWAAPVALLGFVLALFLREIPLRDIHNSAVDLGDGFGMPTTDTPERLLENAIARMLRGDPGVRLRSIAMRPDCRLDVAGLWGVMRIYRFGQMYGTARLTDIADSMRIPFEVLEPTFGRLVSTGYAQRAGDQMWLTPAGAQQVDYVYSLLLAWIIDKLARSPSYQGRPDRREVETALQHIAHRVLAQRDWHDDAPATARLSAGTGGRH; this is translated from the coding sequence ATGACGAGCCCGAGAGCAGCATCCAGCGCGGCGACCCATGCCATCCCCGTCGCCGGGGATCCGGGAGCCAGCGGCGCGCCGATCACTCCGCAACGCCGGAACCTGATCTTCGTCGCGATCGTGCTCGGCATGCTGCTCGCGGCGCTGGACCAGACCATCGTCGCGACGGCATTGCCGACCATCGTCGCCGACCTGGGCGACGCCGGTCATCAGTCCTGGGTGGTCACGAGTTACCTGCTGGCGTCGACGATCGTCACCGCGCTGGTCGGTAAACTCGGTGACCTGTTCGGCCGAAAGCGGGTTTTCCAGGCCGCGATCGTGTTCTTCGTCATCGGATCGGTGTTGTGCGGGCTATCCCAATCGATGGCCATGCTGGTGGGATCGCGGGCTCTGCAGGGAATCGGTGGCGGCGCGATCACCGTCACCGCCAGCGCGTTGATCGGTGAGGTTGTTCCGCTGCGCGAACGTGGCCGCTACCAAGGCATCCTGGGCGCGGTCTTCGGTGTCACGACGGTCGTCGGTCCATTGCTGGGCGGCTACTTCACCGACTACCTGACCTGGCGGTGGGCTTTCTGGGTAAACGTTCCGGTCTCGGTGCTGGTCATCGTCGTTGCCGCGGTGGCGATTCCGGCGCTGGCGACGTCCGGCAAGCCCGTCATCGACTACGCCGGAATCGTGTTGATCGGACTGGGCGCGACCGGCCTGACACTGGCGACCAGCTGGGGCGGCACCCTCTACCCGTGGGGTTCGGTGGCCATCGTCGGATTGTTCGTCGGCGCCGCCGCGGCGCTCGTGGCGTTCGTCTGGGTCGAAAGCCGTGTGCCGCAGCCGATCCTGCCGACGCGATTGTTCGCCAGTCCGGTGTTCACGGTCTGCTGCGTGTTGTCGTTCGTGGTCGGCTTCGCGATGTTGGGCGCGATGACGTTTCTGCCCACTTACATGCAGTACGTCAACGGTGTATCGGCGACGACGTCGGGGCTGCGCACCCTGCCGATGGTGGTCGGGATGCTGATCACCTCGACCGGCAGCGGGACCCTGGTCGGCAAGACCGGCCGCTACAAGATCTTTCCGGTGACCGGCACCGCGCTGATGGCCCTGGCATTTCTGCTGATGTCGCGAATGACCCCGTCCACCTCGGCGCTGGTGCAGTCCATCTATTTGGTCATCCTGGGCGCCGGAATCGGTTTGTCCATGCAGGTGCTGGTCCTCATCGTGCAAAACACCTCGAATTTCGAGGATCTCGGTGTCGCCACCTCGGGCGTGACCTTCTTCCGCACCATCGGCAGTTCGTTCGGAGCCGCGATATTCGGTTCGCTGTTTTCGAACTTCCTCGACAGCCGGATGGGCGCGGCCCTGGCGGCCAGCGGCGCACCGCCCGAGGCGGTCAGTTCACCGGGCGCGCTGCATCGCCAGCCTCATAACGTGGCCGCCCCCATTGTGGCGGCCTATTCCGAGTCGCTGAGCGAGGTCTTCTTTTGGGCGGCACCGGTCGCCCTGCTCGGATTCGTTCTCGCGTTGTTCCTGCGTGAGATCCCGCTGCGCGACATCCACAACAGCGCAGTCGATCTCGGCGACGGATTCGGAATGCCGACCACTGACACTCCGGAACGGCTGCTGGAGAACGCGATTGCGCGCATGCTGCGCGGTGACCCGGGTGTGCGGTTGCGCAGCATCGCGATGCGGCCCGACTGTCGCCTCGACGTGGCCGGGTTGTGGGGCGTGATGCGGATCTACCGCTTCGGCCAGATGTACGGAACGGCCCGTCTCACCGACATCGCCGACTCCATGCGGATCCCGTTCGAGGTCCTCGAACCCACCTTCGGCCGCCTGGTCTCCACCGGCTACGCGCAGCGCGCCGGCGACCAGATGTGGCTGACTCCGGCCGGAGCCCAGCAAGTCGACTATGTCTACTCGTTGCTGCTGGCCTGGATCATCGACAAGCTGGCCCGTTCGCCCAGCTACCAAGGGCGCCCGGACCGCCGCGAAGTCGAAACCGCGCTCCAGCACATCGCCCACCGCGTTCTGGCCCAACGCGATTGGCACGACGACGCGCCCGCCACGGCCCGGCTCTCGGCGGGCACCGGTGGCCGACACTAG
- a CDS encoding alkyl hydroperoxide reductase gives MTVENLKDALPEYAKDLKLNLGSITRTTVLNDEQLWGTLLASAAATRNTQVLAEIGTEAADNLSAEAYQAALGAASIMGMNNVFYRGRGFLEGKYDDLRAGLRMNIIGNPGVDKANFELWSFAVSSINGCSHCVVAHERTLREAGVDREVILEALKAAAIVSGVAQAITTAEALASVG, from the coding sequence ATGACCGTAGAGAATCTCAAGGACGCGCTGCCGGAGTATGCCAAGGACCTCAAGCTCAACCTGGGCTCGATCACCCGCACTACCGTGCTGAACGACGAGCAGTTGTGGGGCACGCTGCTGGCGAGCGCCGCGGCAACACGAAACACCCAGGTGTTGGCCGAGATTGGCACCGAAGCAGCGGACAATCTGTCGGCCGAGGCGTACCAAGCGGCACTGGGTGCCGCGTCGATCATGGGCATGAACAACGTGTTCTACCGGGGCCGCGGGTTCCTGGAGGGCAAGTACGACGACCTGCGGGCCGGACTGCGGATGAACATCATCGGCAATCCGGGTGTGGACAAGGCCAATTTCGAACTGTGGTCGTTCGCGGTGTCGTCGATCAACGGGTGCTCGCACTGCGTTGTCGCCCATGAGCGCACCCTTCGGGAAGCCGGTGTGGATCGCGAAGTGATCTTGGAAGCGCTCAAAGCAGCGGCAATCGTTTCCGGTGTGGCGCAGGCGATCACCACCGCTGAGGCACTGGCGAGCGTCGGCTGA
- a CDS encoding alpha-amylase family protein has protein sequence MVTASWVAHAIWWQVYPLGFVGAFPTPEGSAPPDPGDHRLRRLAEWFDHAIELGASGIALGPIFASRTHGYDTTDHYRIDPRLGDDGDFDYLITEARARGLRVLLDGVFNHVGVGFPRYREASRDDGTAARWFRGRPGRFHSFEGHSELVTLNHANPEVADYVVDVMTHWLQRGADGWRLDAAYAVPQQFWAATLPRVRERHPDAWFVGELIHGDYAAIVEEATFDSATQYELWKAIWSSLNDGNFFELDWALQRHSEFVASFVPLTFIGNHDVTRIASRLVNADHLAHALVLLLTIGGVPSVYAGDEFGFRAVKEERYGGDDAVRPEFAAPPLQLDDFGAEMWRLHQFLVGLRRRHPWLHAATTAALRLENQHYVYETRSGDNTLVIALNIDDEPLRLMLSELGRGRAEVIAGSGAPSSDVVDEVTVEAHGWRVLRPA, from the coding sequence CTGGTGACCGCATCCTGGGTGGCACACGCGATCTGGTGGCAGGTCTATCCCTTGGGCTTCGTGGGAGCGTTTCCCACACCCGAGGGATCGGCGCCACCCGATCCGGGCGATCACCGGTTGCGGCGACTCGCCGAGTGGTTCGACCACGCCATCGAGTTGGGGGCATCGGGAATTGCGCTGGGGCCGATCTTCGCCTCGCGCACCCACGGTTACGACACCACGGACCATTACCGGATCGACCCCCGGCTCGGTGACGACGGCGATTTCGACTATCTGATCACCGAGGCACGCGCTCGCGGCCTGCGGGTGCTGCTCGATGGCGTGTTCAACCATGTCGGCGTGGGCTTCCCGCGATACCGCGAGGCGTCGCGCGACGACGGCACGGCCGCACGCTGGTTTCGCGGGCGTCCCGGGCGATTTCACTCCTTCGAAGGCCACTCCGAGCTCGTCACCCTCAACCACGCCAACCCGGAAGTCGCCGACTACGTGGTCGACGTGATGACGCACTGGCTGCAGCGAGGCGCGGATGGTTGGCGGCTGGATGCGGCTTACGCTGTGCCGCAACAATTCTGGGCGGCGACGTTACCGAGGGTGCGCGAGCGGCATCCGGACGCATGGTTCGTCGGCGAACTCATCCATGGCGACTATGCGGCGATCGTCGAAGAGGCCACCTTTGACTCGGCCACCCAATACGAGCTGTGGAAGGCGATCTGGAGCAGCCTCAACGACGGCAACTTCTTCGAGTTGGACTGGGCTTTGCAGCGGCACAGCGAGTTCGTGGCCAGCTTCGTGCCGCTGACCTTCATCGGCAATCACGACGTCACGCGCATCGCCAGCCGCCTGGTTAACGCCGATCATCTGGCGCACGCGCTGGTGTTGCTGTTGACGATCGGCGGTGTACCCAGCGTGTACGCCGGCGACGAGTTCGGATTCCGCGCTGTCAAAGAGGAACGGTATGGCGGCGATGACGCGGTGCGACCGGAATTCGCTGCTCCCCCGTTGCAGCTGGACGACTTCGGCGCCGAGATGTGGCGACTACACCAGTTCCTGGTCGGGCTGCGCCGCCGCCACCCCTGGCTGCATGCGGCCACGACCGCTGCGCTGCGGCTGGAAAACCAGCACTACGTCTACGAGACGCGCAGCGGCGACAACACGTTGGTGATCGCGCTGAACATCGACGACGAGCCGCTGCGGCTGATGCTCTCGGAGCTAGGCCGCGGGCGCGCCGAGGTGATCGCCGGATCCGGCGCGCCGTCCAGCGACGTCGTCGACGAGGTCACCGTCGAGGCGCACGGGTGGCGGGTCCTGCGACCCGCTTAG
- a CDS encoding carboxymuconolactone decarboxylase family protein: protein MSRIGTFADDDIYSWATKSPDLGGAIANFSQAVYTKNRLPMRTREIARAVIAHDNECTVCMNTRDADGPAAGVDEELYEHALEWRTWPGFSEQERLAAEFAHRFGTEHTKLREDEDFWSRANEHFSEELLADLAMSCALWVGMGRMLRTLDIGQTCMLTLPSRA from the coding sequence ATGAGCCGAATCGGAACATTCGCTGACGACGACATCTACAGCTGGGCCACGAAGTCCCCGGACCTCGGCGGCGCGATCGCCAACTTCAGCCAGGCGGTCTACACGAAGAACCGGCTGCCGATGCGCACTCGCGAAATCGCCCGCGCCGTGATCGCCCACGACAACGAATGCACGGTGTGCATGAACACACGCGACGCGGACGGGCCGGCCGCCGGCGTCGACGAAGAGCTTTACGAGCACGCGCTGGAATGGCGCACCTGGCCCGGATTCAGCGAGCAGGAGCGGCTGGCGGCCGAGTTCGCGCACCGGTTCGGCACCGAGCACACCAAGTTGCGCGAAGACGAAGACTTCTGGAGCCGGGCCAACGAGCACTTCTCCGAGGAGTTGCTCGCCGACCTGGCCATGTCGTGCGCGCTGTGGGTCGGCATGGGACGGATGCTGCGCACCCTGGACATCGGCCAGACCTGCATGCTGACCCTGCCCAGCCGGGCATAG
- a CDS encoding TIGR03618 family F420-dependent PPOX class oxidoreductase yields MTTLKDAVELAAAESGLAVISTVRADGTVQASLVNVGLLPHPHTGEPVLGFTTYGKVKLANLRERPQLAVTFRNGWQWATVEGRAELAGPEDAQPWLAPHMRADQLRLLLREVFTAAGGTHDDWDEYDRVMAMERRAVVLIAPTRVYSNG; encoded by the coding sequence ATGACAACACTGAAGGATGCCGTGGAGCTGGCGGCGGCGGAAAGCGGACTGGCGGTGATCTCCACCGTCCGCGCCGACGGAACGGTGCAGGCGTCGCTGGTCAATGTCGGTCTCCTGCCGCACCCGCACACCGGTGAGCCCGTCCTCGGCTTCACCACCTACGGCAAAGTCAAACTCGCCAATCTCCGGGAGCGGCCGCAGTTGGCCGTCACGTTCCGTAACGGCTGGCAGTGGGCGACGGTCGAGGGACGCGCGGAGCTGGCCGGGCCCGAGGACGCGCAGCCGTGGCTGGCGCCACACATGCGAGCCGACCAGTTGCGCCTGCTGCTTCGCGAGGTCTTCACCGCGGCCGGCGGCACCCACGACGACTGGGACGAGTACGACCGGGTGATGGCCATGGAACGCCGCGCCGTGGTGCTGATCGCGCCAACCCGCGTCTACAGCAACGGGTGA
- a CDS encoding alpha-hydroxy acid oxidase, with protein sequence MAVKRRMPKARELAPLMQFKRPEFDATKRRLDAAFTIDDLRRIAKRRTPKAAFDYTDGAAEDELSIARARQAFRDIEFHPTILRDVSNVTAGWDVLGQPVALPFGIAPTGFTRLMQTEGEIAGATAAAKAGIPFSLSTLGTCAIEDLVTAVPQGRKWFQLYMWKDRERSMALVKRAADAGFDTLLATVDVPVSGARFRDNRNGMTIPPSLTLRTVLDALPHPKWWFDLLTTEPLAFASLDRWPGTVAEYLSTMFDPSLTFDDLAWIKEQWPGKLVVKGIQTLDDARAVVERGVDGIVLSNHGGRQLDRAPVPFHLLPAVARELGKDTEILVDTGIMSGADIVAAIALGARCALVGRAYLYGLMAGGEAGVSRAIEILESGVLRTMRLLGVRSLEELSPAHVTQLRRLGPVEPPA encoded by the coding sequence ATGGCCGTCAAACGACGCATGCCCAAGGCCCGTGAGCTGGCCCCGCTGATGCAGTTCAAGCGGCCCGAGTTCGACGCCACCAAGCGCCGACTGGACGCCGCGTTCACCATCGATGATCTGCGCCGCATCGCCAAACGGCGCACCCCCAAGGCGGCCTTCGACTACACCGATGGCGCGGCCGAGGACGAGCTGTCGATCGCGCGCGCCCGACAAGCGTTCCGCGACATCGAGTTTCACCCGACGATCCTGCGCGACGTCAGCAATGTCACCGCGGGTTGGGACGTGCTGGGTCAGCCGGTCGCCTTGCCCTTCGGGATCGCGCCGACCGGATTCACCCGATTGATGCAGACCGAAGGCGAGATCGCCGGCGCAACGGCGGCGGCCAAAGCCGGCATTCCGTTCTCGCTCTCCACGCTCGGCACCTGCGCAATCGAAGACCTGGTGACCGCTGTCCCGCAGGGCCGCAAATGGTTCCAGCTGTACATGTGGAAGGACCGGGAGCGTTCGATGGCGCTGGTCAAGCGCGCAGCCGACGCCGGATTCGACACCTTGCTGGCCACGGTCGACGTTCCGGTCTCCGGGGCACGTTTCAGGGACAACCGCAACGGGATGACGATCCCGCCGTCGCTGACGCTGCGCACCGTCCTGGACGCGTTGCCGCACCCGAAGTGGTGGTTCGACCTGCTGACGACCGAACCGCTGGCCTTCGCGTCGCTGGATCGCTGGCCGGGCACCGTCGCCGAATACCTGAGCACGATGTTCGACCCCAGTCTGACCTTCGACGACCTGGCCTGGATCAAGGAGCAATGGCCCGGCAAGCTCGTGGTCAAGGGCATCCAGACGCTCGACGATGCACGCGCGGTGGTCGAGCGTGGCGTCGACGGCATCGTGTTGTCCAATCACGGTGGACGCCAGCTCGATCGGGCCCCGGTGCCCTTCCACCTGTTGCCGGCGGTGGCGCGCGAACTCGGTAAGGACACCGAGATCCTGGTGGACACCGGCATCATGTCGGGCGCCGACATCGTGGCCGCGATCGCGCTGGGGGCGCGGTGCGCGCTGGTGGGGCGGGCCTATCTGTACGGACTGATGGCCGGCGGCGAGGCGGGGGTCAGCCGCGCGATCGAAATCCTGGAGAGCGGCGTGCTGCGCACGATGCGACTGCTGGGGGTGAGGAGTCTCGAGGAGCTCTCTCCCGCCCACGTGACGCAGCTGCGGCGGCTCGGGCCGGTCGAGCCGCCGGCGTGA
- a CDS encoding (2Fe-2S)-binding protein, whose amino-acid sequence MYVCLCVGVTNHTVAECVARGAATSKEVAAACGAGGDCGRCRRTLRAIIAASQKVDSELEPAASH is encoded by the coding sequence ATGTACGTATGCCTGTGCGTCGGGGTCACCAACCACACCGTGGCCGAGTGCGTGGCCCGTGGTGCCGCTACCTCCAAGGAGGTGGCCGCGGCGTGTGGCGCGGGTGGCGACTGTGGACGGTGCCGGCGCACACTGCGGGCAATCATCGCCGCCTCGCAGAAAGTCGATTCTGAGCTCGAACCCGCGGCATCCCACTAG